Below is a genomic region from Eupeodes corollae chromosome 1, idEupCoro1.1, whole genome shotgun sequence.
AAGTCCCTgtaattcaaaatgttttcaaagtttattCATCTAGAAAGAAAAACTCTATACTAACTTGTAAAGTAGCTTCTGATCCAGCTGGAGCAACTATACTGGCATAAGAAGCCATTGTAGAGTAGAACATTCCAAAAGTCACTCCGTCAAGTAGTTCGATTGGCAGCACATACCATGGATTGTCGAGGAACGAGTAGAGAATAAATCGAGCTGCAAAACCGAGCAATACCAAACTCATTGCGTTCACATggccgattttcttcaaaatccaTCCCGAAAGGAAGAAGAATGGCAATTCTCCTCCGAAACATTGCACGGCCATAACAAAACCCTCCAAGGTCTTGACGGAATTTCCCTCACAGCCAGCGTGTTTGGCACTCAGATCCTCCAAGTGCCAGAAAAGGAAATTCCACACCAAAGCAGTACACAAACCAATGCTTATGCACCACAGGAAGAAGACCACAACTCGAATGGAAAGGAAGAGCTTCCCCACATCCTTGAATATATTATTGGAGAGAGTAGTTTGAGTGAACTGCAATGAGAAATCATAAATCATAAGAAGCCATCCTATCGCTTGTCCACAAACTCAGACTTACTTTAAGTTTAGTTGATACAAACATATCAAAGCCAATGATTACGACTACCATAAAAAAGATAATGGTGTAGTTCTTGTTCACACTATTTCCCGACATCTTGTCCACCAAGTAGCCCGTCAGGAGAGCAACTACACCCCAACCTACCGCTCCCCACAGTCTTTGTTTGCCATACAGGTGATGACGATCTCCCAGAATCCCAAAGCATATTGCATCTCCGATGCTTACCACAACAGCCATTCCAATCCAACTGATTATCAGCATCGAAAAGAACAACCAAAACTGATAGAGCCCAAATGCCTCGGAATTATTTATCACCGGACTCTCGGAGAGGGTGCTCTGCAGATATTCATCGCCGCAATCCAAATCACAGGTCGTATTGAAGTACTTCTTATCCGATGGACAATTCAGTACGATGTTCTGTCCATTTAACTGGCCACGATCGTGTTGTACTTTGAAGAACAGGCATTGTTGTTCAATTGTCTTGTGATTCATGCTCGTGTTGATGGCGAGATCGAAGTAGGGATTTGTCTTCTGGCAGTCTTGTGTATTATTTAACCAATCTGTGCACACAATGTCCCACATCCAGGAGTCCGCTTGACAACGTAGATTACACTGGAGAGTCGCATTTCCATAGCGATTGTCTAAATTTGTATCAATGCACGTGTCTAAGTCAGAGCAGAACCTGAGCTCCGATACACCCCCATGGCAATGTAGCTCGACGATTGGTTTGGGCTGTGGAATGGCTGGGATGAacataatgcagaaaaatgcaattGCAGTTAACAATTGAGCCATGATAAAGAGAAAGCGATGTCTCTGATAtctaaattgtataaaaaaagtgcgaatttaaatttttccaagaaaGTTAAATATCTATAAGTGTAATTGATGGGATGATGTTGACCAAATGGGAAACCCTAAGAATCTTCATGAGTTAATTTCTAGTCAATTAATTTTCAcactcctttttttgttttgattgcttaaataaattgaactGTTGTCTTAATTTGTGGTATGGAAATTTATGCGAATTTGCGTGTAAAGTgaactcgtttttttttcttcttttaatttgttttcaatacacaagcaattaaaatcaataaaagaaatgtgccaaatttttaaatttaaagttatttttggtttttattatttgtttggaaACTTCTTCGTTGTTGAATGGGGTTTTGTTTTATGGAAGTATGATACTTTGATTGGTGACAGAAAAAAGATCAATTTATATCGCTTATATATTTATCCACGCCACTCAAGTCGCTACAACTAAAGGTTCAAGAAAATCcattataaagggtgtttttttagctgAATGAGAAGTTTCGATGTTTTTGTCGATGGTTTAACAGTTGAGAGTGGCAAACATTGTTGAAATTTCTGTTCTGTTCTGTATATCGCCTGGAAATTGTAGaaatttccctttttttaattagCGCACAATGAAAGGGCTatgaaaacttttaatacttagAAAATGTGcgcattagaaaaaaaatgaggggtaggaaaggagatgtcggtaaacatacattaattttgaattcttaaacatTACAATGACATATAGTGCTAAGGTATtttacattcgcgtagtacggctaaaggaCGAATCTATCTCTGTAGTTCACAAAACAACCGAAGTTATGCCAAGGGTACTGattagcattcctagaagcgtgagTATTACAGTGTTActcttaaaaagaataaatgcAGCTGACTATTTACAAGACCAAAgtccatcaaaacaaaaacaaataaaatgtaaagcAAAAAACTTTACGACGCTAGTCGaatgaaataaatcaatgaATGATGTTATTATCACcaattcttttaaaagcttttctatAATTACTTTCCAAGTGGCTTAATTTTCTGGAGTAACAACCAAGAGATGGGAGTTACACTTAAGTTTCGAtcagaataaaagaaaaatgtcttgcatTGTCTCAGTAAACAAattgcgtatgtgatcattctacAGGAGGAAGTTGATAATGCATATatcgagattttcagtttcattgatgcaagtgacACTAATCGATAGTGTTGcaaaagggggtatatctcgctttctTATTCCTCATTGTAAAAGGCTGTTTAGTTTGGAATTTAATAAGGTTATCATATTCTATAAAATCGTTGACAACAACAGAAAGAATCtatcatatttttaagaaaaaaaaaatctgttggCGAAGTTTTTAGACCCCTTCGTCCATAAGCAAGATTGTTTTATATGAACCTAAAACAATCCTTAAACCGGTAACGATTCAACATTACATccattaaaatgataaaaattgacTGTTTGGTTCGATTTTCCGTTAAAAGCTATGCTGATTGATTCTTTgtttacaataataatttacCTAAATATCGACGATATTTTGTTCTAACAAGATGATAGCTCcgctaaaatataaaatacttttcCGAAATCTGGTCCCAACTTATTTTTCAGAAGTTGTCCTGCTAAATTAAAATCTTGCG
It encodes:
- the LOC129940363 gene encoding major facilitator superfamily domain-containing protein 6-B gives rise to the protein MKPNVDKELLPMKGHYFLFNAGTAPVVPFMPTLARQLGFSSVVVGMMYTVLPIVGMLAKPFFGFIADRYQRHRFLFIMAQLLTAIAFFCIMFIPAIPQPKPIVELHCHGGVSELRFCSDLDTCIDTNLDNRYGNATLQCNLRCQADSWMWDIVCTDWLNNTQDCQKTNPYFDLAINTSMNHKTIEQQCLFFKVQHDRGQLNGQNIVLNCPSDKKYFNTTCDLDCGDEYLQSTLSESPVINNSEAFGLYQFWLFFSMLIISWIGMAVVVSIGDAICFGILGDRHHLYGKQRLWGAVGWGVVALLTGYLVDKMSGNSVNKNYTIIFFMVVVIIGFDMFVSTKLKFTQTTLSNNIFKDVGKLFLSIRVVVFFLWCISIGLCTALVWNFLFWHLEDLSAKHAGCEGNSVKTLEGFVMAVQCFGGELPFFFLSGWILKKIGHVNAMSLVLLGFAARFILYSFLDNPWYVLPIELLDGVTFGMFYSTMASYASIVAPAGSEATLQGLVGAIFEGVGVSIGSSIGGVMFNSVGGSRTFLVFGLGALVACFVHSSAQWFLSRNNRDSVTAKYAAPNDAMHMLDEQEYYIVP